The DNA region GGATTCAaagttggtgatttctcagctcacagaggagtataggtgtgagagcgagttgctcttcccattatgggtgcaatgtcaagagctgatggcccaacttaggtacataaatttctattggatacctacgATATAAAATTCAGAGGCtaatgatcttgcacagatggcttcgggatatAAGGCTGTGGCAGACAGAGCAGATCTTTAGGTACACTTGCTGGAGCAAggagactggagagccgatatcttcaattacttgaaggattcggctcgggggggcacccaagaggatatgttacaaagccatgaagtacgtcctgataggggatgacatgttctacaggactttagaaggattgttgctcaaatgcttggggccgattgaatccaatcggctcttacacgaggtACACGAAGGCACCTGTGGGTATTATGCTCAAGCGAATGGACAAGCtaaagcatccaatcagagccttatcgagttgatcaagagaaagatcgatgagcatcctaggcgttggcatgaagtcttatcagaggcattgtgggcataccgtatttcatgccacggagcaacaaaaacttctccttatcacctggtgtatggacaggaggttgtattaccatgggagattacggccggctcgagacgcatagagttccaaaatgacttaacagctgaagaatatgttgctctgatgaacaacaatgttgaggaccttacggagctcatactttggtcacttgagaagattaaagaaaataaggccaaagtagcccgcgtgtacaacaagaaagtcaagccaaaagaattccaagttggagatctggtttgggaagcggtgctaccattgggaactaaggatgCAGCATATAGCAAAtagtctccaaattggcatgggccttataggattgaccaagtcctatctgggaacgcatatataCTTGAgaagttagatggcgtcaagttccctATGGCgatcaatggtcaacatctcaagaaatacttcccaagtatgtgggatgatgggcaataaagcTGATGCTACGCATTAGGCTATGAGCCGATACGACCTGATGGCCTGTACAGGTGAAAGCCAATGTTACGCATCAGGCTGGACACAAGGAAAGGGGGCCGGCACGTGCAGTCGGCCCGCATATATAAAAAAGCATATTTTGTACCCAACGCactgagttggtcaaatagccgatgtatagccatcgactttagagtttTAATTTGAATACATGCAGGTTTTGAAACACAACGGGCTACAAGAGGTGATTACAAAGTAatctactgaaggaactcgtcaATGGCTGTGATAGCCTCAAGGCGGACgcgatcaacttcagcaatcactgctatATCGTCCTTGTCCTCACCTGACACTACCTGCCAACTCAAAATGCTCAGCTCTACGAGTTCTGTCTTCAGTTGGGCGGTCAAGTCCTCTGCTTCTCGTTTGGAGCTGGCTATgaggttcttctcttcctggatgcgctgctcggctgtcacacccgatttataagaacataaatcgagcaatcatatatgcgccaggatcaagtcacgcatatatacaacagatcatcaggatatcacaacacatgtcacgaataacattaatataaaacgtaaatgaattaataaaatgaattatttttattacaaccgaatcaagaatcggttcaagagttgcggaagcgtaaaagagatacatgaagagctgggcgccacagggacgtcgactgggagacaaacgcctagaagtcgtcgaagccgctgacgtagtcctccacgttgccgggcactgagcagcagtcgaagatatccaaaatagaacagaagagtagagaggcaagtgtgagtacaaactagtactcaacaagtataacacgagtatgaggctctagggttagctgactcaactgcattagcttttaatcttggcaaattttattaaagctaattactacaagtggatgagttaccataacccaaattgcataagaattaatcaatattaattaagaactactgagaaccacccaaaccaaaccacccggggaatcgccctcgtcaaaggttgataaccccactaatcagacggaggatctgggccgctcatgactgtgagcacagctgatatatcagttttacactctcgagaggttgcacaactttacccacaagtcgtgagctacgctagttgttcatcacactgccttaggtgagatgactagcaagcacactacgagaccgttacaaaggaccacgttggtaaggtgtaaccgctaaggattctggatcagcgacgatggggcccacctccgggggtacaagacacacagcacagaccaagccggaggagcagggaccattgaagcttaccacccctcttgcccacgcaggtaagttactcccgaaccaacacgacctaattagtaagtcaagaccgtcccataccagtcttgtggttgcgcggttgtcccaggttgtcgctctatgaaccggtccttatggatagtggccaaccaagcactaagcaccgtgctggccccctaaaccatgtttctaataaaaacatcttttaaggacgcacaaaccactcaagcacacagcacagagggtcggctccagaattaagttgcataagaccattaatcgaattaattaaaaaggaccaagatttgttatagcgcagcaacctagcacaactaccaaaatgcaacccataggatatatatataaggatataaaggtggctaggaagtccttataggtgtacattattaaaatgcagtatgaaattgtatttaaaagtgataggaagttcatgttatacttgccttcctcgtactctcctagctgctgctcaaactgctcagaagatggcggctcctggtactgctccaaaggctccgcgtctactcacgatcatcaaacatagcccacacatacacacatgcatagcaagaacaaactataagaaaacagtacaccaatacaacagaacagcacatgaaactagcctagaactaatctacgcgttacaacaatcgcgcgcatataaagaacacctaaaacggagttaaaacgtgacaactgcgcttaaaacaggatccagggacttaattgtaagaaaaacagagaaaccaggggcttctggacaaaactcggggactaaaacgtaattaaagcctagatctaggggctagcgcggaaaaactcaagagatggactgcgggttcaatttccaggaaagacaggggcttaaacgaaaagaaaaggacctgatcgtaaatacttttaaactacaggtggactgcgggtttatttcccTAAAgagcagggactctttagcaaaaaggacggctgaagcggtacgttttATTCTGAACCGTTGGATCTGGTTtatacggcccagattagacaCTAtcacgcgaaggggtacgcgcgatcgtcggccttcggatcaagatcgaACGGTCCGGACCTATACTTAACTGGATTGAATCTAGACCACCCActccagatctgacggctccgattcatccttaccccgaaccggtacgcacgcTTTAGATCCATTGGATCTCGATCTTACGGTTCGGATCTAAGCGTGCACAATCTAATCTCCACCCTTGGTTGCAGATCGGAGGGCGCTGAGGGCTCCCGGCCGGTTCTGGCGGCGGCAGCCACGGATCacggcggaggacggccggagctcgccggagacgcgcgatTGGGCACTTCCGGCCtcgattcggggtacggctagcaCAGGAAGAGGGATTGGATGACGGCGATCTCGTCTGGGCAGCCAGCACGGGGGATTGGGGCTCGGGGCGATGCTCCCCACGGCAGAGGCGGCACGGGGTCGCCGGCGAACGGCACGGTCGGGGTTCCGGCTCGGGTTTGAGCCGAGCCAGGCACGGCGCAGCACCAGCGCGACACTGGGATCCTACTGGGGGTCTTAGCACGAGCATACGGCACAGGAGGGGGGCGGTCGACGGGAAGGGCCTTACCCGCGGCGATGAGGGGAGGTGAGAGCTCGTGGCAGGTGGCCTTGGGGTGGGCCGCAGGGCTCCAGGTGCCTCGGTCGGCGGCGCCCACAGGTGAGGAAGGTCGTGCCGGGCTTGGGAAGACCGAAGACGCGCCGGCGAGGGTGAATTTGGCGGCGCAGGgggcggcaacggcggcggtgCCGTAGCCCTGCTCCCACGTGGCACGGCGGGGTGCTAGGGTTGAAGGCGGCGGAGTACGGGTGGGGGATGGGAGCGCAGGGTTTGGGGGGTCCCACTTATGGGGCGGCGGACCCCTCGgcatgcgggcccaggcgcgggcggcgcggaggccccggcggcagagctgcccggccgttgcggaggggaaggggaggaaactgacgcgtggggcccggctggcagagggagagaggagagcgGGGAAAGCGAgtgctggctcgggctgggggggaaaggtgggccggggcgcggcccatgcgggagggagGGAAAACTGGCCGGGgtagagagagcccgtgagggagagagggaggaagtggagactgggccgggctggggagaggATTTGGGGCTGGCTCcttctattccttttctttttctttacccTACCCtttcaaacaaagccatttgaattcaaacacaatttgaattcaaatctaggaactcaacacaaataaaacaatgctgtggcatgaatgcacaaacaatttaatcctacgatatattttattttcttgcgttataaaattactttaaatgcgatataaattaagtaaaagactggaaaatttatttaaactcaaataaattcattaaaattagggaaaatttaccttagggtgttacatcggCCGCCCAGACCTtggccttgaggtcttctaactccttctccagaagttgaagcctttgagagtgtGCGGAAGCATCAGTTTTGGCATCCAGAGCCGCCTTCTTCTCATTGAGCAGTCGGCACCTCTTGGCAATGTCGGCTTTCAAGGGGGCTTGTGAGCGACGAGCTTCAATCCTTTGGAGAGCCTATTCTAcctttgcccgaaagaaagggaggtgtCCAGTTGGCCAAAGCTTGATTTGAAGGACTTCCGAGAGTTGGGGCTTGATCTCCACACGAATTTGCCTTACTGCGTCAGAGTCCCATACCAAGGCATCAATTGGAGCTGACAGCAGGCCCTTTATGCGAAGGAGCTATCTAGCAACACCGGTCGGCTGAGGCTGGTGATCATCCGCTTCAAGTGTGGCTGAGTCAACGGATGCAAGGTCGAATGAGAGCAACTTCAAGAGGTCTAGACCCTGAAAAAAGATAGAAAATTAGTACGGCATAGGGAAAGGAAGATGCGAACGGCTCGGTGATAAAACACACCTGTTCTGGAGAAGGAGTGATAGCCGATGAAGTGACGATCGGCTTCTGTAGATGCACCCTTTCTAGAGGAGGAGTGATAGCCAATGAAGTGGCGATCGGCTCCTACAGATGCACCCTTTCTAGAGGAGGACTAATAGCCGAcgaggtgacaatcggctcctgtAGAGAAGGACTGACAGCCGACGAGGTGATGATGAGCTCCTGCAGATCTTGAAGGCCGACCAAAGTGTCGGCTGGCGTTGCGAGGTTCTCTGGAGTCTTCAGGATtggatcctgaaggttgactaagGCGTTGACAATCATCAAAGGATCCTCTGGAGCCTCTGGAGTTGGGTCTTCTTGGCGCGCTAGCTCTTCCCCGCTGGAAATATCTACGATttcagcctgcaagcaaggaaagagcaattaAGTCGaaatatacatgttcagaggatcaaTTATAAAGGGACAATCTAAACCTGGTTGACGATCAGAGCTTCTTGATCAGTGGAAGATGGTCCAGCTTCCTTCCGAATCTTCCTGACAGTCATCTTCCTCGCCTTagtttgggctcggggggcagcaatgTCAGAGGCTCGCTTCCGCTTGGAGGCCAATTTTGCAGAATCAGGCTGGATCTACATGATGACCTTTGATGGGGGAGGTGCATTCGTACCGAAGAGGACCACGGGGGCAACTGGTAAGAACTTgaaggtggagccatcatcgttcttgggctccggaccatcttcCTACTGCAGAGAAAACAAATGGAATTAGAGAAGGGGATAAGCGGAGTCAGGAAGAAGTACTAaactgatggtaatacctcttcctcaggggcttcatactcaatgtcgatctgctgcagcattggccccaaggctttccaaaacacatgagtcttccacattgaccaccagttCCCAAAGCCGATCgccgaagaagtgaatgatAAGTCGACAGGGATTAGGGTGAGAAGATCACAGAATAGGCTATAGCATTTTTGGCTAGTGAGATTATCGGGCAGATCAGCTCTACTTGTTGTCAAAtggtgaaggaagaagtggggaggaacttgccTGAGACCAAATTGCCAGGCTGCTATGACTGGCTGGTAGAACTCATAACCTGGCTTAATGAttcggttggaggtgctcatgtcgactggaaggaagcaagggcaaatcatgatagagtataaatGCCGAGTGCTACCATCATCagcaaaatcagccaatctgAAGGTGATTGGGTTCTCGAAGATTTCAAATTCGGTATAAGAaaggaagatagggttgtcCAGACCTCTATAGAATATcctaaaccagcttgaggcaTCTGAGGGGTTCAACTTACTACCAAGAAGACTATACAAAGCCTGGCCGAAGCTGGTACACCTGATTCGCCTCCCACTTTGATCTGGAAAGGAGTTATTGGCCAGAACAAGAAAGTTTGGTATGTGGTCCTGaaaatataggtgagcccataactggatgaaccaccagggaccaccagttctgagtttcttttgggtaagcaggctcaaagacatcaggtgaagatacctgtagacttccccaaggaacaatttaccaaggccaacagtactacctttggccagttcatatgctagcgggagatagttcttggtcggggcaagggaaggaccacaaAATATGAAatgttccaaccaaagattcagaaaggccgtatgctccttctcagtcacagggcctttggttttgatatGCTTGTTCAGGTATGAACCCCAATTTGTGCACTTTGTTTTGGAGGACAATTTGAAGGGGACCTCAGGCAGTCTGAAGGCAG from Panicum hallii strain FIL2 chromosome 9, PHallii_v3.1, whole genome shotgun sequence includes:
- the LOC112873046 gene encoding vegetative cell wall protein gp1-like, which produces MPRGPPPHKWDPPNPALPSPTRTPPPSTLAPRRATWEQGYGTAAVAAPCAAKFTLAGASSVFPSPARPSSPVGAADRGTWSPAAHPKATCHELSPPLIAAGKALPVDRPPPVPYARAKTPSRIPVSRWCCAVPGSAQTRAGTPTVPFAGDPVPPLPWGASPRAPIPRAGCPDEIAVIQSLFLC